A window of Cryptomeria japonica chromosome 3, Sugi_1.0, whole genome shotgun sequence contains these coding sequences:
- the LOC131874681 gene encoding uncharacterized protein LOC131874681 — protein MSTSASRPPMRKDPAWKYHEDFPGQGKGQTKCMFCKTIFHGGIYRLKYHIAGVHGHDAEPCLKAVSEAIRDCYVMVEEIERKKKQKEDRAAIGRETVLGRGTQLGCVGGPSSLPPYRPTQFATAGASVSASASISGSATTTATSHAPTTSSHSGNVTIGPRIHKSRLDSFFVPRTTPGSQPSLEGMGWNKEVHDAAKMAIGRFWSYSCIPFFVARSPYWQQMVDAITICGAGFKAPSESDLRGPILSQMVDDVKKDLDEQRHIWSTKGCTIMTDGWTDRRNRTLLNFLVSSAGD, from the exons atgtctacttcggcttctagaccccccatgagaaaggaccctgcttggaaatatcatgaggattttccagggcaaggaaaggggcaaacaaaatgtatgttttgcaaaacaatattccatggaggtatatataggttgaaataccatattgctggtgtgcatggacatgatgccgaaccatgcctaaaagcagtctCTGAGGCCatacgtgattgttatgtaatggttgaggagattgaaagaaaaaagaaacaaaaggaggatcgagcggccattgggagagagacagttttaggaagagggacacagttaggttgtgttggaggcccttcttccttacctccatatcgtcccactcagtttgctactgctggtgcttccgtttctgcttctgcttctataagtggcagtgccactaccaccgccacttctcatgctcctaccactagtagtcatagtgggaatgttaccattggacctaggattcataaatctaggttggattccttctttgtgcctcgcactactcctgggtcccaaccgtcgcttgagggcatgggttggaacaaggaggtccatgatgctgctaaaatggcaattggcaggttttggagctacagctgtattccattctttgtagccag gtctccttattggcaacaaatggttgatgccattaccatatgcggggcggggttcaaagcccctagtgagagtgatttgaggggacccattttgtctcaaatggtggatgatgtgaaaaaggatttagatgaacaacgccacatatggagcactaaaggttgcaccatcatgactgatggttggacagataggagaaatagaactctccttaattttcttgtttcttccgcaggtgattga